Proteins encoded together in one Ochotona princeps isolate mOchPri1 chromosome 20, mOchPri1.hap1, whole genome shotgun sequence window:
- the TFPI2 gene encoding tissue factor pathway inhibitor 2 isoform X2, which produces MSPARPLWLLPLLVLVTALDEAAQAPRGNEAEICLLPPKVGRCRARIPRYYYDRRTQNCNLFYYGGCDGNANNFNSWEECHEACWMIESPSYCYSPKDEGLCSANVTRYYFNPQKKGCDVFAYTGCGGNENNFVNLQDCRQACMRGGFKKEKKIKTPTYPFVKRRMETWKKKF; this is translated from the exons ATGAGCCCAGCGCGTCCCCTGTGGCTCCTGCCGCTGCTCGTGCTGGTGACCGCGCTGGACGAGGCTGCCCAGGCACCCAGAG GGAACGAGGCGGAGATCTGCCTCCTGCCCCCGAAGGTCGGGCGCTGCCGAGCGCGCATTCCCCGCTACTACTACGACAGACGCACGCAGAACTGCAACCTCTTCTATTACGGGGGCTGCGACGGCAATGCCAACAACTTCAACTCGTGGGAGGAATGCCATGAGGCCTGCTGGATGATCGAGA gCCCCTCATATTGCTACAGTCCGAAAGATGAGGGACTGTGCTCTGCCAACGTGACCCGCTACTATTTTAACCCTCAGAAGAAGGGCTGTGACGTCTTCGCCTACACTGGCTGTGGAGGAAATGAGAACAACTTTGTTAACCTGCAGGACTGCAGACAGGCTTGCATGAGAGGTG GCttcaagaaggaaaagaaaatcaagactccAACTTATCCCTTTGTCAAGAGACGcatggaaacttggaagaagaaaTTCTAG
- the GNG11 gene encoding guanine nucleotide-binding protein G(I)/G(S)/G(O) subunit gamma-11, with product MPALHIEDLPEKEKLKMEVEQLRKEVKLQRQQVSKCSEEIKNYIEERSGEDPLVKGIPEDKNPFKEKGSCVIS from the exons ATGCCAGCCCTGCACATCGAGGATTTGCCGGAGAAGGAGAAGCTgaagatggaagtggagcagctacgcAAAGAAGTGAAGTTGCAGAGACAGCAG GTGTCTAAGTGTTCTGAAGAAATAAAGAACTATATTGAAGAACGTTCCGGAGAAGACCCGCTGGTAAAGGGAATTCCAGAAGACAAGaatcctttcaaagaaaaaggcaGCTGCGTTATCTCCTGA
- the GNGT1 gene encoding guanine nucleotide-binding protein G(T) subunit gamma-T1: MPVINIEDLTEKDKLKMEVDQLKKEVTLERMLVSKCCEEVRDYVEERSGEDPLVKGVPEDKNPFKELKGGCVIS; this comes from the exons ATGCCAGTGATCAACATTGAAGACCTGACAGAGAAGGACAAGTTGAAGATGGAAGTGGATCAGCTCAAGAAGGAAGTGACCCTGGAAAGAATGCTG gTATCTAAATGCTGTGAAGAAGTAAGAGACTATGTTGAAGAAAGATCCGGGGAGGACCCGCTAGTCAAAGGTGTCCCCGAGGACAAAAATCCCTTCAAGGAGCTCAAAGGAGGCTGCGTTATttcctaa
- the TFPI2 gene encoding tissue factor pathway inhibitor 2 isoform X1 has protein sequence MSPARPLWLLPLLVLVTALDEAAQAPRGNEAEICLLPPKVGRCRARIPRYYYDRRTQNCNLFYYGGCDGNANNFNSWEECHEACWMIEKVPKICRLEIKKDYCHGSVGRYYFNLSSMTCEKFPTSGYGCNKNRFPDKATCMGYCAPKKSPSYCYSPKDEGLCSANVTRYYFNPQKKGCDVFAYTGCGGNENNFVNLQDCRQACMRGGFKKEKKIKTPTYPFVKRRMETWKKKF, from the exons ATGAGCCCAGCGCGTCCCCTGTGGCTCCTGCCGCTGCTCGTGCTGGTGACCGCGCTGGACGAGGCTGCCCAGGCACCCAGAG GGAACGAGGCGGAGATCTGCCTCCTGCCCCCGAAGGTCGGGCGCTGCCGAGCGCGCATTCCCCGCTACTACTACGACAGACGCACGCAGAACTGCAACCTCTTCTATTACGGGGGCTGCGACGGCAATGCCAACAACTTCAACTCGTGGGAGGAATGCCATGAGGCCTGCTGGATGATCGAGA AAGTTCCCAAAATTTGCCGCTTGGAAATCAAGAAAGACTATTGTCACGGATCTGTGGGACGGTATTACTTCAATCTAAGTTCCATGACATGCGAAAAATTTCCAACTTCTGGCTACGGCTGTAATAAGAACCGGTTCCCAGACAAAGCCACTTGTATGGGCTACTGTGCGCCAAAGAAAA gCCCCTCATATTGCTACAGTCCGAAAGATGAGGGACTGTGCTCTGCCAACGTGACCCGCTACTATTTTAACCCTCAGAAGAAGGGCTGTGACGTCTTCGCCTACACTGGCTGTGGAGGAAATGAGAACAACTTTGTTAACCTGCAGGACTGCAGACAGGCTTGCATGAGAGGTG GCttcaagaaggaaaagaaaatcaagactccAACTTATCCCTTTGTCAAGAGACGcatggaaacttggaagaagaaaTTCTAG